In Paenibacillus xylanilyticus, the genomic window CCGTCTTCTACAATTCCACCTGCCGATACAATATGGGTTGGAAAGACCATCTAACCACCTCCTCTACAGAAAATCTGTATATAAATTCCACATCCTTCATACAGCTTCCTGCATAAAACACATATTCCTTTTCCTTAATGCTTAGTCCAATCAACTTTTGGATACAAGCCGCGGGAAATGTGATATGGTCTAGAATGTATTTGTTGCATAACAAACGCACTACTTGCTGAGGAGAAGATTACAAGTGAATGAGATTCAAGGAATGGAGAAACCGCACAGATTAACCGATCCACGGGTTGTAACCTTAATCGCAAGCCTGTGCTGCTTGCTATGGGGAAGTGCTTTCCCATCGATTAAACTAGGGTATATCGCTTTTAACATCATGCCAGAAGATATGGGTTCCAAGTTTGTATTTGCAGGGTATCGATTTATACTCGCAGGCTTGCTGCTTCTGATCCTATACCGACTGATTGGAAAACGGAAGTTCGCTCTATCTGGACGGCAATGGACCAGTCTCTCTATGCTGGGAGTCATGCAAACAGGCCTTCAGTATATGTTTTTTTACATAGGTGTATCCAACACGACTGGTGTTAAAGGCTCCATTGTGAACGCAACAGCTACCTTTTTCAGTGTGGTGCTGGCCCATTTCCTGTATCAAAATGACAAGCTAAGCAATAAAAAAGTGATTGGCTGCGTGCTGGGCTTTATCGGTGTCATCATTGTGAATTTCAATACCGATCTCCTCTCATTTTCCGTTTCGTTTACAGGTGAAGGCTTCGTCATGGCAGCTGCTTTCATATTTTCCATTACGGCCATCTACGCGAAGCATTTAACCTCTTCCATGGATGTATTGGTCGTGACGGGTTTCAGCCTGTTTGTCGGCGGATTGACGCTGGCTCTGCTCGGTCTGCTGCTCGGCGGACAGGTTACACATTTCACCCTGGAATCCACCAGTAACTTAATTTATCTGGTACTACTGTCATCGACGGCATTTTGTTTATGGAATATGCTTCTTAAATACAACAAAGTAGGCAAAGTGTCTGTCTACAACTTCCTTATCCCCGTGTTTGGCGCATTGCTATCAGCTGTATTTTTGGGCGAAAGCATTATGGAACTGAAAAATCTGATTGCCCTCCTGTTCGTGTCGATCGGCATTTACATCGTGAATCGAGCAAGCTCTGCCTAGCATGCAGCTGTTTGTAAACAATCTGTCCTGGAACGACAGAAAAACCAAGTTCATCTCCTTTTTACGGGATCGAACTTGGTTTTTCTTAACTTTATTTATTATTTTCGTGCCTGGTTAACCCTGGCAATAAGTTCATGAATAACCTCATCAGGTGAACGCTCATTCATCCATTGTTGACCGAACATTTGGAATACTTTGATCATCGGGAAGTCTTCCCAAAATCCCACAAATTCCTCATTAAGATATACCTTATCTGTCACATGCTCGTTCATGTCATTCAGACATTTTTCCAATTCCCCTTTTGCTGCCGGATCACTCATCCATTCGCTCAGAAGGCTGAATTTGTGAAACGTAATCTCTTCTTTCCCGAAGTCACAATGGAGACGTTCCGTGATTCGGATGTCTTTGGACGAGCTGCCCAGCGAAATTTGGAAGTATCCGGTCTCTGCTACCCAGCGGTTATACTTGGTGTTATAGTACGAAAAATCTCTCTCTTCCAGATCAAAGGTAATCTTGCGTTTCTCACCAGGCTCCAGTTCGATTTTGACAAAGGCTTTCAACTCTTTCTCCGGACGAGTCCATGTGCACTTTTCATCGTGTACGTACAATTGAACAACTTCTTTCCCTTTGCGCTTACCTGTGTTTTTTAATTGGAAAGAAACAGTGACGCCAGTATTCGTCTGAGCCACTTCCAGATCCGAATATGAGAACGATGTATAGGACAATCCATGCCCAAACGGGAATTGAGGAGCCAGTTCTTTCCGGTCATAGTATCGATATCCTACAAAAAGACCTTCACGATAATACAGCTTACCATTCTCTCCGCGAATTCGCATATGGGACGGGTTGTCCGATAGCTTCACAGGGAAGGTCTCCGACAGCTTACCCGATGGATTCGTTTGTCCGAATAATACATCTGCAACCACTTTACCCATGCCTTGACCCGACAACCACGAGTGAATCACACCAGGCACATGCTGTACCCATGGACGCATGGCGAGTGCGGTGCCGCTGCTGGTTACGACTATGCACTTGGGCTGAACCGCGGCTACCGCCATAATCAATTTCACTTGATGCTCGGGAAGGTCAATGCCTTGCAGATCACGCATCTCCGATTCGGCATATTCCGGCTGGCCAACAAACAGTACAGCAACATCGGAATTCTTGGCTAATGTGACGCTCTCCTGAATTAACTCATCGTGAATGGAGTCATCCTCCGGGTATCCTTCTGAATATCCCATCGTAATATTCTCGCCGGCCAGATTCTTTATCTCGTCCCACGGAATGTCGACTCTTGTCGGCGTTACCTTCGCACTGCCTGCCCCCTGAATTCGAGGCTTCTTGGCAAAGCGCCCAATTACCGCAATGGACCCCAATGATTCCGGCTGCAGCGGAAGAATCGCGTTTTCATTTTTCAGAAGCACAATACTTTCGGCTGCCGCTTTACGAGCAAGTGCATGGTAATCCGCATCTTCAGAAGTCCCCTCGCCTTTGTTGCCCGTTACCCGTTCGACCAGCTTCAAAATGCGACCCACGCTTCGATCCAATTGTTCCTCGGAAAGGCTTCCGTTCTGAATCGCCTCAATGATGGCTTTGGCATTGTAATGAGCAGGACCTGGCATCTCCAGATCAAGTCCAGCCTTCAGTCCGCGGATGCGATCATTGACAGCTGTCCAGTCGGATAGCACAACGCCTTCATAACTCCATTCTTCTCTCAAAATGTCATGCAGCAAATGCTCGTTCTCACTCGTGTACGTTCCATTCAATAAGTTATAAGAGCACATGACCGTCCAAGGATCGGATTTCTTAATAATTCGTTCAAAGGCGCTCAGGTAAATTTCGCGCAGTGTCCGCTCATCGATTTCCGAACTGGTCACCATTTTCTCAAACTCCTGATTATTTCCCGCAAAGTGTTTGACAGAAGCACCTACACCTTCACTTTGAATCCCATTAATGAACGCTGCGCCAAGTTCTCCCGTCAAGCACGGGTCTTCCGAATAGTATTCGAAATTTCTACCGCCAAGCGGTGTTCTTTTCATATTGACACCCGGACCAAGCAGCAGCTCTACATCCATGGCTTTCGATTCCCGTCCTAGAGCCACTCCGACCTCATGCAGCAATTCCGTGTTCCACGAAGAACCGATGGCCGAACCCGTAGGGTAACAGGTTGCAGGTACATTTTCCGTTGTGATGCCCATTTCCTCATCGCTGTTCGTTTTACGGATCCCATTGGTTCCGTCGTACATATGAACTGGCGGAATGTTCAACCGCTCGATTCCCTTCGTCATCCACATATTTAATCCCGCGCAGAGTGAAGCTTTCTCGGCAAGTGTCATTGCGTGCAGCAATTCATTAATCGATTTATCCATGGTTCTCACCCTTTTTTTTAATTTTGTTCCTGTTCTTTCTTCAGTTCTTGTGCATCATACAGTTTGAAAAACGGAAACCATACGGCAAATACAATGAGCAGAACCACAGCCAGCAAAATAAGACCGTTAAACCCGGACATAATGTAGGTGGACAGGCCAATCGGCGTGTACCATAGCTGGAAGATCTGGCTTGGAATCCGCACCCAACCCCAGTCTAGAGCGAGGTATACAATCAC contains:
- a CDS encoding DMT family transporter, which translates into the protein MNEIQGMEKPHRLTDPRVVTLIASLCCLLWGSAFPSIKLGYIAFNIMPEDMGSKFVFAGYRFILAGLLLLILYRLIGKRKFALSGRQWTSLSMLGVMQTGLQYMFFYIGVSNTTGVKGSIVNATATFFSVVLAHFLYQNDKLSNKKVIGCVLGFIGVIIVNFNTDLLSFSVSFTGEGFVMAAAFIFSITAIYAKHLTSSMDVLVVTGFSLFVGGLTLALLGLLLGGQVTHFTLESTSNLIYLVLLSSTAFCLWNMLLKYNKVGKVSVYNFLIPVFGALLSAVFLGESIMELKNLIALLFVSIGIYIVNRASSA
- a CDS encoding beta-glucosidase family protein, whose amino-acid sequence is MDKSINELLHAMTLAEKASLCAGLNMWMTKGIERLNIPPVHMYDGTNGIRKTNSDEEMGITTENVPATCYPTGSAIGSSWNTELLHEVGVALGRESKAMDVELLLGPGVNMKRTPLGGRNFEYYSEDPCLTGELGAAFINGIQSEGVGASVKHFAGNNQEFEKMVTSSEIDERTLREIYLSAFERIIKKSDPWTVMCSYNLLNGTYTSENEHLLHDILREEWSYEGVVLSDWTAVNDRIRGLKAGLDLEMPGPAHYNAKAIIEAIQNGSLSEEQLDRSVGRILKLVERVTGNKGEGTSEDADYHALARKAAAESIVLLKNENAILPLQPESLGSIAVIGRFAKKPRIQGAGSAKVTPTRVDIPWDEIKNLAGENITMGYSEGYPEDDSIHDELIQESVTLAKNSDVAVLFVGQPEYAESEMRDLQGIDLPEHQVKLIMAVAAVQPKCIVVTSSGTALAMRPWVQHVPGVIHSWLSGQGMGKVVADVLFGQTNPSGKLSETFPVKLSDNPSHMRIRGENGKLYYREGLFVGYRYYDRKELAPQFPFGHGLSYTSFSYSDLEVAQTNTGVTVSFQLKNTGKRKGKEVVQLYVHDEKCTWTRPEKELKAFVKIELEPGEKRKITFDLEERDFSYYNTKYNRWVAETGYFQISLGSSSKDIRITERLHCDFGKEEITFHKFSLLSEWMSDPAAKGELEKCLNDMNEHVTDKVYLNEEFVGFWEDFPMIKVFQMFGQQWMNERSPDEVIHELIARVNQARK